ACGGTTTTATGGTTCCTATGCGGGAAGCATCTTCTTTAACGGACTGGCCCTGGATGAAGTTGTCCTGATCCGTGCTGAGGCCTATCTCAAAAAAGGCCTGCCCGAAAAAGCAAAAGATGACCTGGAGTTTCTACTGTCCCATCGGTATAGGAACGGCGATTTTGGCTCAATCGCCTCAGATGAAAATTCCCTTCGGGAGCGCATCGATGACGAACGGATAAAAGAACTTTATATGCGGGGAACCAGATGGTCGGACATCAGGAAACAGAACTTAACAGGTGACGATGGGATCACCCTGACACGTCAGGCAGGCGGAAAAACGTATTCACTGCTCCCTGATGATGCCCGATGGGTTTGGCAATGGCCGGACAGTGAGAAAAACTATTGATCAGAAATGATAGATGGCGGATAGCTATATCCGCCATCTAAAGGATCGGGCCCTGTGAAAAAATATGTTAATTTGCTTATTCCTCTTCTCTATAAACAGGTTCACCTACAAGGATCTTACCTTCTGTCTGTAGCTGGTAAGCATGGGCCAACGTATTGATCGGGCCGGTATAGGATTGTCTGTCGATAGGAACGGCACACATGTTACCTTCAGGCTCCTGACATTCAGTTCCGGGTGTTCCTCCGGGATAAGGACCGTCAATAACCTTGTTGGTATTGCCTGATCCATTATCGGAAACCTCAAACCATTGGAAAGTCAATCGCTTGCTTTCATGGTTTTTCCAGGAAACTGTCAGGGCCACAACTGATAGAAGTACCACTAATGCGCCAAAGTTCAAATTTTTAAATAATGATTTCATAACAAAAAATTTAATGGTTAGCATGCGCTGATTTCATCAGGCCCATTGCATGGCCTGCCCCATATACCATCCGAGGTCTTGGCCTGGGGATATTCCTTGATCTTGGCAGGGCAGACCTTCAACCTGCCTTATCGGCTGAGTTATGATAAGATGGTATCCTCCTTCCTGCCGAGATCGGAAACGACGTCTTTTTCCGTATGGCTTTTGTGGGCCGACACCCAATATATGATACCTATGGTAATAAATATGCTGTTCAGTGCAATATGCAGCCAGTGGTTGTTTGTCGGCCATATCCCAGCGCAGGCGCAGGGCGTATAACCGAGTACCCCCGAAACTCCAACCAAAAGATAGATAGTAAAAATAACAATCACGACCGTAGACAGCCTCAGGCCCAGTTTCGTTGTAGGTCTATATAGCAATATTAAGGTCAGGCCTATATACAAGGCCGGGAGTCCCCAAAGAAGCAGTTGCTCCATCCAGTAGGGAAATGACTGCAATGCCATTTCACTTTTGGTCGTATCCCAGCTACTGAGCTTGACAGCAGCTGTAACTCCCCAGAGCAGTAAAAAGCCGTATTGCGCGATAGTCTCTATTTTCTTTTTTGTTCTCATTTCCTTATTGTTTATATCGCTGTTCCCTATTCAGGGATAGCCGGTTACAAAACCTTTAATACAAAGTTCAGGTTTGGGTATAGCCTGAAAAAGGAAAAAACGGACAATTTTTGGAGACTTTTGATCAAAAATGTCCGTTTATTCCCTTTCTGGGTAACAAAAGAGATACAATAGAAAAGATCTACATGAGGTTATTTCTTTCCTCCATTTCGGTAGTAGCTACGATAGATACGTGAAAAGCTACCAAGATCCGTGTAGCCAACCAGGGAAAATACTTCTTTTTGGGTCAGTCCCTGTTCATCGATGAATTTTCGGGCCCTCTCCATTCTTAGCCTTACACAATAGTCATAGGGCGTAGTTCCAAATATGACCCTGAACTTTCTGCGAAAAGTTTTATCGCTCATCGGTAGATCCTGTAGCAGCGACTGGATATCAATTTCTGGATCTGTAAAATTTTTCATTATATATAATCCTGCCAGATAGATCCTGTCCAGTCCCGAGCTGACCAGCATTTCGTGGTAAGACTTCAAGACCATAGCAATCTTCTTGCGCATTTTGAGCTTGACGATCCCGATATTGGCATCATTGAAGTCCAGTATCTCGTCAAGTTCTTCTCCCAGCACATGATCAATCCTAAGGCGCGGAAGGATGCTGAACTGTCTATCGGAAAGCGCTA
The genomic region above belongs to Sphingobacterium zeae and contains:
- a CDS encoding MauE/DoxX family redox-associated membrane protein; this translates as MRTKKKIETIAQYGFLLLWGVTAAVKLSSWDTTKSEMALQSFPYWMEQLLLWGLPALYIGLTLILLYRPTTKLGLRLSTVVIVIFTIYLLVGVSGVLGYTPCACAGIWPTNNHWLHIALNSIFITIGIIYWVSAHKSHTEKDVVSDLGRKEDTILS
- a CDS encoding helix-turn-helix transcriptional regulator, whose protein sequence is MTDHFNIIFPTEPLSVLDLGSCPADWTENALKSATSSLRYFFPKAEVLREKLLLKKYHIELLQIRTEEPFRLRFQLDRDRLFLLFTMQGDLRFSTEDGTEVTTANENSFYPSHSRAGVYRGEIVEESVVKALIISFDPKWTESIVRPYRVLWEALSEIALSDRQFSILPRLRIDHVLGEELDEILDFNDANIGIVKLKMRKKIAMVLKSYHEMLVSSGLDRIYLAGLYIMKNFTDPEIDIQSLLQDLPMSDKTFRRKFRVIFGTTPYDYCVRLRMERARKFIDEQGLTQKEVFSLVGYTDLGSFSRIYRSYYRNGGKK